In Trichoderma atroviride chromosome 2, complete sequence, one DNA window encodes the following:
- a CDS encoding uncharacterized protein (BUSCO:EOG092D3MM0), translated as MGSRRKNMGEQPPIRLKLIRNSARKGSTPKGYADLEDEPMPDVRANASADEKDEDVEENEAAEEESGDDDAEVADKDDEGDDDGESEASAKEPTPPPEPVIRRKRLGRPPKNRPPDWDNMVTVTKEEADTPRRRGRGGWRGRGGRKGGPAAPKAEQVIDAEGTVADIVDDECVLPEDPVGETKVDKLGNLLDGRDYRCRTFKVLGRGNRLYMLSTEPARCVGFRDSYLFFTKHRKLYKIIVDDDEKRDMIEREIIPHSYKGRSIGIVTARSVFREFGARIVVGGKRIVDDYAVTLAREEGAVEGQLADPEDHFIPGEPYNKNQYVAWHGASAVYHTNTPSIPVPSGKVESKKRKVNVNDTNWMLEHAREASAFNAGINAIRKLNNTGVYDIHTNTMQYPASMQPTVARIEQISPQDQAAAKADPAFPPCAPEDGQKLCSHRHLL; from the exons ATGGGTTCAAGGAGGAAAAACATGGGAGAACAACCGCCCATTCGACTGAAGCTAATTCGCAATTCTGCGCGTAAAGGGAGCACGCCCAAGGGCTATGCCGATCTCGAAGACGAGCCTATGCCAGATGTCCGCGCCAATGCTTCTGCAGACGAAAAGGACGAGGATGTCGAAGAGAacgaggcggcggaggaagAGTCGGGCGACGATGACGCAGAGGTTGCAGAcaaggacgacgagggcgacgatgacggTGAATCAGAAGCTTCTGCAAAGGAGCCAACGCCGCCTCCAGAGCCTGTGATCCGCCGGAAACGATTGGGACGCCCTCCCAAGAATCGACCACCCGACTGGGATAACATGGTGACTGTCACAAAGGAAGAGGCCGACACACCACGTCGCAGAGGTCGcggaggatggagaggacgAGGCGGGCGCAAGGGAGGCCCTGCGGCGCCAAAGGCCGAGCAAGTGATTGATGCTGAGGGCACGGTGGCCGACATTGTCGACGACGAATGCGTCCTCCCCGAGGATCCAGTGGGCGAGACCAAGGTTGATAAGCTGGGCAATCTGCTGGATGGACGAGACTACCGTTGCCGAACATTCAAGGTGCTCGGTCGAGGCAACCGGCTCTACATGTTGTCTACAGAGCCCGCGCGATGCGTCGGTTTCAGGGACAGctacctcttcttcaccaagcaCCGCAAGCTGTACAAGATCATcgtggacgacgacgagaagcGCGACATGATTGAGCGAGAGATTATCCCCCACTCGTACAAGGGCCGGTCAATAGGAATTGTCACGGCCCGGTCGGTATTCAGGGAATTCGGCGCCCGCATCGTCGTGGGTGGAAAGCGCATTGTCGACGACTATGCCGTCACCCTAGCTCGCGAGGAGGGTGCCGTCGAGGGCCAGCTCGCCGACCCAGAAGATCACTTTATACCGGGAGAGCCATACAACAAAAACCAATATGTTGCATGGCACGGAGCCAGTGCGGTGTATCACACCAATACGCCTTCTATACCGGTGCCTAGTGGCAAGGTTGAGTCGAAGAAGCGCAAGGTAAACGTCAATGACACAAACTGGATGCTGGAGCATGCACGAGAAGCAAG TGCATTTAACGCGGGTATCAACGCTATTAGAAAGCTGAATAACACCGGCGTTTATGACATTCACACAAACACCATGCAATATCCAGCCTCCATGCAGCCAACAGTTGCGCGTATCGAGCAGATTTCGCCCCAAGACCAagcagccgccaaagccGATCCCGCGTTCCCCCCCTGTGCCCCTGAAGATGGCCAGAAACTTTGCAGTCATCGACACTTACTTTG
- a CDS encoding uncharacterized protein (BUSCO:EOG092D3MM0): MPSRRSGRAAAKKAAAALGSTPKGYADLEDEPMPDVRANASADEKDEDVEENEAAEEESGDDDAEVADKDDEGDDDGESEASAKEPTPPPEPVIRRKRLGRPPKNRPPDWDNMVTVTKEEADTPRRRGRGGWRGRGGRKGGPAAPKAEQVIDAEGTVADIVDDECVLPEDPVGETKVDKLGNLLDGRDYRCRTFKVLGRGNRLYMLSTEPARCVGFRDSYLFFTKHRKLYKIIVDDDEKRDMIEREIIPHSYKGRSIGIVTARSVFREFGARIVVGGKRIVDDYAVTLAREEGAVEGQLADPEDHFIPGEPYNKNQYVAWHGASAVYHTNTPSIPVPSGKVESKKRKVNVNDTNWMLEHAREASAFNAGINAIRKLNNTGVYDIHTNTMQYPASMQPTVARIEQISPQDQAAAKADPAFPPCAPEDGQKLCSHRHLL, from the exons ATGCCTAGCCGGAGATCAGGTCGCGCGGCGGCCaaaaaggctgctgctgctcttg GGAGCACGCCCAAGGGCTATGCCGATCTCGAAGACGAGCCTATGCCAGATGTCCGCGCCAATGCTTCTGCAGACGAAAAGGACGAGGATGTCGAAGAGAacgaggcggcggaggaagAGTCGGGCGACGATGACGCAGAGGTTGCAGAcaaggacgacgagggcgacgatgacggTGAATCAGAAGCTTCTGCAAAGGAGCCAACGCCGCCTCCAGAGCCTGTGATCCGCCGGAAACGATTGGGACGCCCTCCCAAGAATCGACCACCCGACTGGGATAACATGGTGACTGTCACAAAGGAAGAGGCCGACACACCACGTCGCAGAGGTCGcggaggatggagaggacgAGGCGGGCGCAAGGGAGGCCCTGCGGCGCCAAAGGCCGAGCAAGTGATTGATGCTGAGGGCACGGTGGCCGACATTGTCGACGACGAATGCGTCCTCCCCGAGGATCCAGTGGGCGAGACCAAGGTTGATAAGCTGGGCAATCTGCTGGATGGACGAGACTACCGTTGCCGAACATTCAAGGTGCTCGGTCGAGGCAACCGGCTCTACATGTTGTCTACAGAGCCCGCGCGATGCGTCGGTTTCAGGGACAGctacctcttcttcaccaagcaCCGCAAGCTGTACAAGATCATcgtggacgacgacgagaagcGCGACATGATTGAGCGAGAGATTATCCCCCACTCGTACAAGGGCCGGTCAATAGGAATTGTCACGGCCCGGTCGGTATTCAGGGAATTCGGCGCCCGCATCGTCGTGGGTGGAAAGCGCATTGTCGACGACTATGCCGTCACCCTAGCTCGCGAGGAGGGTGCCGTCGAGGGCCAGCTCGCCGACCCAGAAGATCACTTTATACCGGGAGAGCCATACAACAAAAACCAATATGTTGCATGGCACGGAGCCAGTGCGGTGTATCACACCAATACGCCTTCTATACCGGTGCCTAGTGGCAAGGTTGAGTCGAAGAAGCGCAAGGTAAACGTCAATGACACAAACTGGATGCTGGAGCATGCACGAGAAGCAAG TGCATTTAACGCGGGTATCAACGCTATTAGAAAGCTGAATAACACCGGCGTTTATGACATTCACACAAACACCATGCAATATCCAGCCTCCATGCAGCCAACAGTTGCGCGTATCGAGCAGATTTCGCCCCAAGACCAagcagccgccaaagccGATCCCGCGTTCCCCCCCTGTGCCCCTGAAGATGGCCAGAAACTTTGCAGTCATCGACACTTACTTTG